In Edaphobacter aggregans, the sequence GAGGTGTTGTAGTTCGTCAGCAGCGAATTCTGCGCGTTCGTCAGGTTTTCGCTCTGGCCTTGTGCAATCGAGTATGCCTTGGCCGGGTTGTAGTCGTACTTGCTGGTGAATACCTGCACGCCCAGCGAGATCGGCTTGTTCCGCAGATAAGGCTGCGTAAACCCGAACGTCAGTCTCCGTGACAAGTCACCGATATTCGCCTCAACAGACAGCGTCTCGCCCAGACCAAGGAAGTTGTTCGTCTCATAGTTCAAGCCGATAAACGTTCCCTGCAATCCGCTGATACCGCCGTTCAAGCCGATCGAATTCTTGCCCTTTTCCTTCAGCTTCAGCAGCAGGTCGACCGTCTGATCTTCCGCATTCTGCCGGCTCTCCGAGTCCTGATCAACCTTCAGCGGTTCAAAGTAGTTCAGCTGATTCAACCGCAGGATCGATAGCTCCCACAGCCGGCTGTTATAGATCTGGCCCTCGTCGAGCAGCAGCTCGCGCCGGATTACCTTATCGCGCGTAATCGTATTGCCCGTAAACTCGATGCGCGAGACATAGAACGGCTTGCCCTCGTCAATATCGATATCCAGGAAGATCAGCTTCTTCGCTTCATCGATGCGCGGCGTTGGCGTTCCCACGAAGTTGATAAAACCGCCTTCGCCGTATGCCTTCCGCAACTGCTCCAGACCCTTGCTGAACATTGTCGCGTTGAAGAACTCGCCGTCCTTCTGCGCGAACTGCGCCCGCAGCGCCTTGGTATTCGGATAGTGGACATTACCCTTGAACGTGATGCCGCCGAGCCTGTACCGGTCACCCTCTTCTACCGGCATCAGAATGTCGATCCGCTTGCCCCGCGAAGGACGCAGCGTAAACGGATTGATCCCGCCCGCATCGCGCACATGCGTCGTCGGCTCGCTCGTCAGCGCCTTGAAGTATCCACGGTCGCGATACGCCTGCCGAACCCGTTCCGTATCTTCATCCAATTTGCTCGAATCAAACGTGCGCGCAAACAGGTTCTCGAAGATGATCGAGCGCGGAATCCCAATAGGCCGCAAATTCTTCATCGCACTGCGCAGCGTCCGGTCGCTGACGTTGTAGTTGCCATCGAAGGCAATCTTGCCCACCTTCACCGTAGGCCCTTCTTTCACCGTGAAGGTGATAGCTACAGCCGCTGGCGGAATTGTCTTAACCTCGGTCTTGACTGTGGCGAACTGGTGCCCATGCTCAGCCAGCAACTCCTTCAGCACCACCTCGGCCCGCTTGACCTTGGTCGGGTCGTACTGGCTCTCGACCGAAAGCCCCACCTTTTCCTTCTTCATCCGCTCCAGAATGTCCGACTGCGAGACCGCATTCACGCCCTTGTAGTTGATCTCGCGGATCGTCGGCTTCTCACGAACATAAACGATCAACTGCACGCACTCGGGTTTATCCACCCGCTCAATACGCACATCGTCGAAATATCCCGTGTTCCACAACGAGTTGAAGTCGCGCTCAACAACCAGCGGATCGTACAGATCGCCCTGGTGCGAGAACATACGCGCAAGGATCGACTCCTTGGGAATCCTGCGGTTTGCCACGACCTGAGGCTGGCAAAGCGTCTGAGCCCCTCCCGGAGGGAGCGGAGCCTGAGCCGGAACCGCTTGACCCAACATCGAAGGAACCCCAGCAACAGCAAGGAAAACAATG encodes:
- the bamA gene encoding outer membrane protein assembly factor BamA; translation: MRIFTVNRESGSSLKRKTKPVCTRSSRSRIAFAASIVFLAVAGVPSMLGQAVPAQAPLPPGGAQTLCQPQVVANRRIPKESILARMFSHQGDLYDPLVVERDFNSLWNTGYFDDVRIERVDKPECVQLIVYVREKPTIREINYKGVNAVSQSDILERMKKEKVGLSVESQYDPTKVKRAEVVLKELLAEHGHQFATVKTEVKTIPPAAVAITFTVKEGPTVKVGKIAFDGNYNVSDRTLRSAMKNLRPIGIPRSIIFENLFARTFDSSKLDEDTERVRQAYRDRGYFKALTSEPTTHVRDAGGINPFTLRPSRGKRIDILMPVEEGDRYRLGGITFKGNVHYPNTKALRAQFAQKDGEFFNATMFSKGLEQLRKAYGEGGFINFVGTPTPRIDEAKKLIFLDIDIDEGKPFYVSRIEFTGNTITRDKVIRRELLLDEGQIYNSRLWELSILRLNQLNYFEPLKVDQDSESRQNAEDQTVDLLLKLKEKGKNSIGLNGGISGLQGTFIGLNYETNNFLGLGETLSVEANIGDLSRRLTFGFTQPYLRNKPISLGVQVFTSKYDYNPAKAYSIAQGQSENLTNAQNSLLTNYNTSTTGITLSASTPLRHLFAHTGVTRVGVSYALSRSSVTTFNDNTRNIFQTLAFRSGVAGLNQLNGIISSVLTPSFSFTSIDRPVGPHSGKDLNVAVQLAGVAGDVKYVSPAVSFRQFYPMKGLRVNREGHNVLGYRVQVLHIAGFGGEVAPPMQRIYGGGESDIRGFDVRSASPYTFIPNKVLFNLTNPDGTTVPRDPTNPALGNVQIPLPLYRLVSIGGDTSLTSNVEYRIPIVNQVTFAFFTDFNLTANLLPNQLRQSVAGQAQIASPLYGCPQFINGACFGGQSVSFPQPLRTVPGTNWVPRMSNGAELQVILPIVNAPFRIYYAYNSLRLYKSVPQALATDATTFRNFFPTSGAGEFTYQEAIQLYGADYVLREPRKTFRLTVSTTF